The DNA region TCGCCATCCGGATCGGGCAGCGGGCGGCCGACCGCAAACGCACCTTCGGGTACCGCCGGACGGAGATCCTGGCCGCCGCCGTGAATGCGGGCGTGCTCTTCGCCATCGGTCTGTACATCCTGTTTGAGGCTTACGGGCGGCTGAGAGAGCCGGTCGACGTGGAGACCACACCCATGCTGATCGTGGCGGTGTTGGGCCTGCTGGTCAACGTCGTGAGCGCCCGCATCCTGGTGGGCGGCAGCCAGAACAGCCTGAACATGAAATCCGCCTACCTGGAAGTCATGGGAGACCTGCTGGGATCGGTGGCGGTCATCGCCGGAGCGCTGATTATCCGCTTCACGGGCCTGACCTGGGTGGACCCGGTGCTTGGCGCCCTGATCGGGCTCTGGGTGTTGCCGCGCACCTGGACGCTGCTGAAGGCCAGCGTGAACGTCCTGATGGAGGGCGTGCCCGAAGGCGTGGACCTGGACACCCTGCGCGCCGAACTCACGGCCCTGCCAGGCGTCGAGGACGTTCATGACCTGCACGTGTGGAGCATCACCAGTGGTGAGAACAGCCTGACGGCACACCTGACAGTGAAGCAGGCCCCGCCCGGGCTGCTCGCCAGCGTTCAGGCGGTCGCGGCCAGGCACGGCATCGACCACGCCACCGTTCAACTCGAAGTGCCCAGCGCCCACGCGGGCGAGAAAGGACATCTGCACCCATGAGTGACACTTCTTCCTCTTCTGCCCCCCTCCAGGCCCCTGCCGGGCGTCCCGTCTGGCAGTTCATGCTGTGGGCCCTGCTGGCGGTCACCCTGCTGCTGGGAGGTGTCTGGGCCTACGCCCGCATGAAAAGTCCCTTCCCGTTCTACGGCACAGTGTTCAACGCGGAGGAGGCCGCACCGGCCCTGGTGGGCACCGGAGAGGATGGGCGACCCTTCGCCCTGAGTGACCTGCGTGGACAGACGGTCGCGGTGTTTTTCGGCTTCCTGCACTGCCCCAATATCTGTCCGACCACCCTGGCCTCGCTGGAGCAGGTCCGTCAGGCCCTTCCGGAGAAGGACCGGGCCAACTTCCGCACGGTGCTCGTGACCCTCGACCCCGCTCGGGACACGGTCAGCAAGCTGCGGGAGTATGTGACCTACTTCAGCCCGTCCGCCAAAGGCGTGTTCATTCCGGAACCGGGGCTGGCCGACGCGGCCGCCGCCTGGGGCGTGGGGTACCAGAAGGCCGACATCGAGAACGAGCTGACCTACCAGATCAACCACACCACCGGGGTCTATCTGATCGACCGGGAGGGACGGCGGCGGGTGGTCTGGGATTACACCCAGCTCACGCGGGTAGACCGGGTGACGGCGGATATCCGAGAAGTGATGCAGTAACGGTGCGGGTGCCCGCCCTGCGCTATGGTCAGGATGTGAGAACCGCCTCTCAAGATGACGTGTGTGAGGTCGCCTGCGTCCACCCCAAGGCGGTCGCCCGTGTGCGCGCCACTTTGCCTGACGCGGGAGGGGTGGAGGACGCCACCGCCCTGCTCAAGGTCATCGCTGATCCGACTCGTTTCCGCATCCTCAGCGCCCTGAACGTAGAGGAACTGTGCGTGTGTGATCTGGCAGCGGTGGTCGGCATCAGCGAGAGTGCGGCGAGCCATCAGTTGCGCTTGCTGCGCGCTCACCGGCTGGTCACCTTCCGCAAGGAGGGACGCATCGCCTACTACCGCCTGCTCGACCAGCACATCAACGGCTTGATCGGCAGCGCGGTGGACCACGTGCGCGAGTGAAACCTACGCTGACCGTGGTAGCCGTGGGTGGTCGGTAGCTGACGCCATCAGGGGGATTTATTTGGCATTAAGTGCCCCGGGGTTTCACTTGCCTGAGGCACGGGCCAGAGCAGGCCCCCACCGCGAGCGGTGGGGGCTTGCTCTGCTTGAACTCAGCTTCCAGTCACTGCCGGGCGGACGAAGCGCACCCGGTTGAGCAGCAGGGCATTCACCGTCACGATCACCGTACTGGCGCTCATCAGCAGCGCGGCCCACTCCGGGCGCAGCAGGATGCCGTAGCTCGGGTATAGCACCCCCGCCGCGAAGGGAATCGCTAGGACGTTGTAGATCGCCGCCCAGAAGAGATTCTGCTTGATCTTGCCGCGCACCCGCCGGGCGAGGTCGATGCTGCCCGCAACGTCGGCCGGATTGTTCTTCACCAGGATCACGTCGGCCGTCTCCACCGCCACATCCGTACCCGCCCCGATGGCGATGCCCACATCCGCCTGAGCCAGCGCGGGCGCGTCATTTACGCCGTCGCCTACCATCGCCACCGTGCGTCCCTGCCCCTGAAGCTCACGTACCTTCGTCGCCTTGTCTCCCGGCAGCACGTCCGCAATCACGGTGTCCATCCCCAACTCCCGCGCCACAGCCTCAGCCGTGCGGCGGTTGTCTCCCGTGAGCATCACGGTCTGCACCCCAGCCGCATGCAGCGCCTGCACCGCGGTCCGGGCCGACTCCCGGATGGTATCCGCCACCGCCACCACCCCCAGCGCTTGCCCATCCGCCGCCACGTACATGGCCGTCTTGCCATCCGCCGCCAACCGGTCCACCTGCTCCGGCAGGGCCCTCACCTCTACCCCCTCCCGCGCCATCAACTTGCGGTTCCCGATCAGGACCCGCCGGCCCTGCACCGTGGCGACCACGCCATGTCCGGGCACACTGTCAAACGTGTCAGGCCGCTGTACCACCAGTCCCCGTGCCTGTGCCCCCTTCACGATGGCCTCGGCCAGCGGGTGCTGCGAAGGTTGGTCCGCAGACGCCGCGAGGTGCAACAGGTCCGTCTCGCTGGTTTCAGGTGCAGGCACCACGTCCGTCAGGGCCGGCTTCCCTTCTGTGAGGGTGCCCGTCTTGTCAAACACCACCGTGTTCACGCCCGCCGTGGCCTCCAGGGCCGTCGCGTTCTTGAACAGCACACCTTCCCTCGCACCCTTCCCGACGCCCACCGTAATGGCGGTGGGCGTGGCGAGCGCCAGCGCGTCCGGGCAAGCGATCACAATGGCCGACACCGCCGCCGTGAGTGCGAACACCACACCGGCTCCCAGGAAGTACCAGGTCAGGAAGGCGATCAGGCCACTGCCCAGCGCCACGAATACCAGGTACTTCCCGGCGGTGTCCGCCAGCCGCTGCGCGGGTGCTTTACTCGCCTGGGCGTTCTGAACCATCTGCAC from Deinococcus sp. HSC-46F16 includes:
- a CDS encoding cation diffusion facilitator family transporter, with translation MSEHGHSHGENANARQLGIALTLTGTFLVVEVIYGFLSGSLALLSDAGHMLTDVMALALSLFAIRIGQRAADRKRTFGYRRTEILAAAVNAGVLFAIGLYILFEAYGRLREPVDVETTPMLIVAVLGLLVNVVSARILVGGSQNSLNMKSAYLEVMGDLLGSVAVIAGALIIRFTGLTWVDPVLGALIGLWVLPRTWTLLKASVNVLMEGVPEGVDLDTLRAELTALPGVEDVHDLHVWSITSGENSLTAHLTVKQAPPGLLASVQAVAARHGIDHATVQLEVPSAHAGEKGHLHP
- a CDS encoding metalloregulator ArsR/SmtB family transcription factor, with product MRTASQDDVCEVACVHPKAVARVRATLPDAGGVEDATALLKVIADPTRFRILSALNVEELCVCDLAAVVGISESAASHQLRLLRAHRLVTFRKEGRIAYYRLLDQHINGLIGSAVDHVRE
- a CDS encoding heavy metal translocating P-type ATPase; translated protein: MTQAHRAHHGHSSAPSSRILEVSFQNCYDGSEFADLERSLAQVPGVQSVHLDRTRAVAHLGYDPARITEAEVRQHLHAAGYACACEDCTPSAAQPGHPAVGQEPHTHDHHVHTPGPDQGQASQAQAHRMASASMAGTHDHAAMTHGGHDGSGEGQHDEHAGHGAHMVNDMLRRFVVSLVLTVPVVLYSPIGETFGFTAMPPFGLSMAWFGLLLATPVVWWGGWPFISAAWRALRRGEANMMTLIATGILVSWVFSVYATFFLAGSEVFFEAAAMLTTLSLLGHWLEMRSRFATGRAVEALLKLAPSTARVVRDGQEQEIPLEQVVVGDVLAVRPGDRVPVDGEVLMGESYVDESMISGEPIPVQKTAGARVTGGTVNQNGAFSFRATAVGADTALSRIVQMVQNAQASKAPAQRLADTAGKYLVFVALGSGLIAFLTWYFLGAGVVFALTAAVSAIVIACPDALALATPTAITVGVGKGAREGVLFKNATALEATAGVNTVVFDKTGTLTEGKPALTDVVPAPETSETDLLHLAASADQPSQHPLAEAIVKGAQARGLVVQRPDTFDSVPGHGVVATVQGRRVLIGNRKLMAREGVEVRALPEQVDRLAADGKTAMYVAADGQALGVVAVADTIRESARTAVQALHAAGVQTVMLTGDNRRTAEAVARELGMDTVIADVLPGDKATKVRELQGQGRTVAMVGDGVNDAPALAQADVGIAIGAGTDVAVETADVILVKNNPADVAGSIDLARRVRGKIKQNLFWAAIYNVLAIPFAAGVLYPSYGILLRPEWAALLMSASTVIVTVNALLLNRVRFVRPAVTGS
- a CDS encoding SCO family protein; amino-acid sequence: MSDTSSSSAPLQAPAGRPVWQFMLWALLAVTLLLGGVWAYARMKSPFPFYGTVFNAEEAAPALVGTGEDGRPFALSDLRGQTVAVFFGFLHCPNICPTTLASLEQVRQALPEKDRANFRTVLVTLDPARDTVSKLREYVTYFSPSAKGVFIPEPGLADAAAAWGVGYQKADIENELTYQINHTTGVYLIDREGRRRVVWDYTQLTRVDRVTADIREVMQ